The Methanotorris formicicus Mc-S-70 DNA window TTAGTCCGCTAAAACCCCCCATGTATATTAAGAGCTCACTTACAAATCCATTAAATGGTGGTATTCCAGATATTGCAAGAGAACCTATGAGGAAAGCCAGCTTGTTGTAGGCATTCTCTTCATTAAACCGCCCATCTCTTCCAAAGAATGTGTTCCTGTGGATTTTATCACCGCACCTGCACCCATAAATAATAATGATTTAAATAGTGCGTGATTTAGGATATGGAGGAGAGCTCCTGCAAATCCCAACAAGGCTATGGTTTCGTTATTATAATATTTTCCAATTAATCCAATACTCAAACCTATCAATATAATACCTATGTTTTCGACACTGTGATATGCAGGCAATCTTTTAATATCGTGTTGAGCAAGGGCATAAGCCACCCCAAGAATTCCAGATAATATGCCCAGTATTAACACCATATATCCAATGTAAATATTGTTTATTCCAAGGAGTATTATGAGGTTAATAATTCCATAAATACCCATTTTAATCATAACACCAGACATTACTGCTGAAACATGGCTTGGTGCCACAGGATGGGCATAGGGTAGCCATGAGTGGAATGGAAATACTCCAGCTTTTGATGCAAACCCTACAAATCCGAGGAGAAATACTGCTATTTTTAAGAAGTCTGGTATGCTGGAAAACTGGTCAAAGCTAATAGAGCCGGTGGTCATATATGCCAAGGCAAATGATGCAAATATGAACATTCCTCCTGCATGAGTATATATCAAATAAATATAACCTGATTTTTTAACTTCCTCTTTGAATCCGTCAAACATAACCAGTAGGAATGATGAAATAGACATTAATTCCCAAAACAATAAGAAAATAATACTGTTATTTGAGATTGTAACTCCAATCATTGAGGCTACAAGAACTGCAAAATTTAAATACTGAAATCCTGTTGCTAATTTTCTTTTTTTGTCGTCCATGTATCCATAGCTATAAATTGCAGCCATGATTGAAATCAATAGCACGACAGCTGAAAAGAACATTGATATCGGGTCGATTTTAAAGCTTACTGGAATTATACTTCCAAGCATGTATGTTAGTTTATAGGATTTATTATGAATTATAATCATTAGTGAATTATATAATCCCAACAAAGAACCTGCTGAAATAGTTAATATTGCCATTATTTTTGATAATTTGAACCATTTTGAAAATAAAGCACCCAATAAACCGCCCAACATAATGATGACCATACTCACAATCATGCCATCATCAAGTAGCAATGGGTTATCGTTGAATCCATTAAATGCATTCATGCTTGATTTTGCCATTACAGGAGATATAAAAATCAATGTTATGGCCGTTATAATTAATAAATGCATTAATTTGTCCCTTAAATTTAATTTTGATTTTATAGAGCCCATTTTAATCACTTCTTTTAATTTATATGGTAATTCAGGTTATAATATGGAGTATATAAGTGTTTCGAAAGTTAAAAACTGTTTAAAATAATTAAACACAAGTTAAATTGGTGATAATCAGATATCCACTAAAATAAAAATAGATACGGAACGCAATAAAGATAAAATAAAGTAAAATCGTAAATTTATAAAATCTCAATACAGGTTCAATTTTAAATCAAAAAAGTAATATATCACAAAAAACAAAGTTTATTTTGGTGAAATTATGGGTGAGTTTGTCGCTACATTATTGACGATATTGAAGGTTGAAGATGGTTTAAACAGTGAGTTAGGGGATTTTATAAAGGTTAGGGCAGCAATAGAAGATAGGAAATTAAAAAATGATGACATCGTGGCAGTTTTCAATATACAAGGGACTACAAGTTACCAAGTGTTCTTTTTGGATGAAGATACGGAAGTTGATGAGATAAAAGAAAAACTTGATAAATTGAACGTTAGGTTAAATTACGATAGTGAGGAGGCTCTAAAAAGATATATAAATGCCAGAAGGGGTAGAAATGAAAGATGCTAAGGGATTAGATAAGCAATGGGTTGTTTTGTCTGAATTGGCATCCAAACTTGTTGAAAAAAACATTTCAGTTCCAGAAGAGGCATTTGAAAGATTGAGGATTGCAAATGCTATCATCTCCTATTACCTTTTAGACCCACACGTATCTAATAAAGCACTATCGGATGCAGAGAAGGAGTTGATGAGAGCACAATCTTTATTGTTTAGTGTTTGTGATGCGGAACTTATGAATGAATATTTGGACAAGATGGCAAAGGCATTAAGGAATGAATTGGATGTTAAATTCCCACTAAATAAATCCATATATAATAGAGAGATTAAAAAAAGAGGAGATTCTGAGAGCATTAGGATAAAAATCAAAAATGAGATACAAATTGAACGGCTTAGCGATTTAGGAGAATGGTATGGAGTAATTTTTGAATACAGTGAGGAAGAAAAAAACAAGATATTAATTGAAGGAGATGTAAATAAAGTAAAAAAAGCATTAAAAGATTTCTCAGTAATTTGGAAGTTTGAATCCTTAAAAGAGCAGTAACTGGGTAGGGTTATGGAGGAGAAAATAAAGTTGAGGGATTTTTATATAACAAACGATTTTTGTTTAATTATTGGAAAAGTTGGAGTTATAGCAGATACGCATTTGGGATTTGATATCTGCATAAATGAAAGGGGAGGAAATTTTCCTCAAATCCAAAAAGATAGCATAGCAGAAAGGATAAACAATATAATAGACAAATACAAACTAAAAACTTTGGTTA harbors:
- a CDS encoding proton-conducting transporter transmembrane domain-containing protein — its product is MGSIKSKLNLRDKLMHLLIITAITLIFISPVMAKSSMNAFNGFNDNPLLLDDGMIVSMVIIMLGGLLGALFSKWFKLSKIMAILTISAGSLLGLYNSLMIIIHNKSYKLTYMLGSIIPVSFKIDPISMFFSAVVLLISIMAAIYSYGYMDDKKRKLATGFQYLNFAVLVASMIGVTISNNSIIFLLFWELMSISSFLLVMFDGFKEEVKKSGYIYLIYTHAGGMFIFASFALAYMTTGSISFDQFSSIPDFLKIAVFLLGFVGFASKAGVFPFHSWLPYAHPVAPSHVSAVMSGVMIKMGIYGIINLIILLGINNIYIGYMVLILGILSGILGVAYALAQHDIKRLPAYHSVENIGIILIGLSIGLIGKYYNNETIALLGFAGALLHILNHALFKSLLFMGAGAVIKSTGTHSLEEMGGLMKRMPTTSWLSS
- a CDS encoding DUF749 domain-containing protein translates to MGEFVATLLTILKVEDGLNSELGDFIKVRAAIEDRKLKNDDIVAVFNIQGTTSYQVFFLDEDTEVDEIKEKLDKLNVRLNYDSEEALKRYINARRGRNERC
- a CDS encoding DUF2096 domain-containing protein, with the protein product MKDAKGLDKQWVVLSELASKLVEKNISVPEEAFERLRIANAIISYYLLDPHVSNKALSDAEKELMRAQSLLFSVCDAELMNEYLDKMAKALRNELDVKFPLNKSIYNREIKKRGDSESIRIKIKNEIQIERLSDLGEWYGVIFEYSEEEKNKILIEGDVNKVKKALKDFSVIWKFESLKEQ